A genomic segment from Rhodopirellula islandica encodes:
- a CDS encoding SOS response-associated peptidase: MCNRFNIKTNLAHLARSLDAAPPRQMEFTEEIFPGKPAPTVAVNRSGANEILPMAFGLVPFGKTPESQRRPLTNARVENLEKWPWKSAIKSHRCAVPMTGFREPCYWGETAGTEVDFTSDQDSPLFAAAIFTWFRSEPNEQSQEESPAHFTMSLIMRPALPTVMEHGHHRSPFFLKVDGIQKWIARDPRPLEDSLAVLKQHAFEPDLSVTVARQMAPTWTKRQSSNLAKRDEQLAEIEKTGPLGIPDLPASPSAKDDCKA, translated from the coding sequence ATGTGCAATCGTTTCAACATCAAAACCAATCTTGCCCATCTGGCTCGATCGCTCGACGCCGCCCCACCCCGGCAAATGGAATTCACCGAGGAAATCTTCCCAGGCAAACCAGCGCCCACGGTGGCGGTCAATCGTTCGGGTGCCAACGAAATCCTTCCGATGGCATTCGGTTTGGTTCCGTTTGGCAAGACGCCTGAATCTCAGCGTCGGCCGCTGACAAACGCTCGCGTCGAAAACCTCGAAAAGTGGCCGTGGAAATCCGCGATCAAGTCTCACCGCTGCGCGGTTCCCATGACCGGTTTTCGTGAGCCTTGTTACTGGGGCGAAACCGCGGGCACGGAAGTCGACTTCACCTCAGACCAGGACTCCCCTCTGTTCGCCGCGGCCATTTTCACTTGGTTCCGCTCGGAACCGAATGAACAGTCGCAAGAAGAATCACCGGCTCACTTCACCATGTCATTGATCATGCGTCCGGCATTGCCAACCGTCATGGAACACGGTCATCATCGGTCGCCGTTCTTCTTGAAGGTTGATGGCATTCAAAAGTGGATCGCCCGAGATCCGCGACCGCTCGAGGATTCCTTGGCGGTGTTGAAACAGCACGCTTTCGAACCCGATCTGTCGGTCACCGTCGCCAGACAGATGGCCCCGACATGGACCAAGCGTCAATCCAGCAACCTCGCCAAACGTGACGAACAATTGGCTGAGATCGAAAAGACCGGACCACTTGGAATTCCCGACTTGCCTGCTTCCCCGTCCGCCAAAGACGATTGCAAGGCATGA
- the dinB gene encoding DNA polymerase IV translates to MILHVDMDAFYASIEQRDRPELRGRPVVVGGVEGRGVVTAASYEAREYGIHSAMPGSRAIKLCPHADFIRGRLDHYASVGRAVREIFHRFTPVVQPLSLDEAFLDVSGTIRLHGSPREIGIHIRETIRQELDLPASVGIAPLKFVAKIASDIGKPNGFVEVPADGVREFLDPLPVSRLWGVGKVGQTKLQRLGYRTIADLRVKDPDALKSQLGRWGEHLWNLANGIDGRQVVVDHLAKGIGHERTFAEDLSNMESLNAVVSYLSEQTARRLRRARRLASTITLKYRREDFQTFSRARKLSTPTDSTLEILQVSEALLLEMRSREPRSVRLLGISLGGLTDADAPKQLNLFGEETGEIASSKVDALSDQIASKLGKHSLYRASSHQWVDRKNAKPKG, encoded by the coding sequence ATGATCTTGCACGTCGACATGGATGCCTTTTACGCATCCATCGAACAACGCGATCGCCCGGAACTTCGTGGTCGCCCGGTGGTGGTCGGCGGCGTCGAAGGTCGCGGCGTGGTGACCGCAGCGTCCTACGAGGCTCGCGAGTACGGCATTCATTCTGCGATGCCGGGCAGCCGCGCGATCAAGCTTTGCCCGCACGCCGATTTCATTCGAGGACGCTTGGATCATTACGCGTCCGTTGGGCGTGCGGTCCGAGAGATCTTCCATCGCTTCACACCAGTCGTTCAGCCCTTGTCCCTCGACGAAGCCTTCTTGGACGTTTCGGGAACGATTCGATTGCACGGCTCGCCCCGCGAAATCGGCATCCACATTCGAGAGACGATCCGGCAGGAATTGGACTTGCCCGCCAGCGTCGGGATCGCGCCGCTGAAGTTCGTCGCGAAGATTGCCAGTGACATCGGAAAACCCAACGGGTTCGTCGAGGTTCCCGCGGATGGCGTTCGCGAATTCCTCGATCCGCTGCCGGTCTCACGATTGTGGGGCGTGGGCAAAGTGGGTCAAACCAAATTGCAACGTCTGGGATATCGCACCATCGCGGACCTCCGCGTCAAAGACCCCGACGCACTGAAGTCACAATTGGGGCGTTGGGGCGAACACCTTTGGAATCTTGCCAATGGCATCGACGGCCGACAAGTTGTGGTGGATCACTTGGCAAAGGGAATCGGTCACGAACGCACTTTCGCGGAAGACCTGTCCAACATGGAATCGCTCAACGCGGTCGTCAGCTACCTGTCCGAGCAAACCGCACGTCGACTACGCCGAGCCCGCCGGTTGGCATCGACGATCACGTTGAAATACCGCCGCGAAGATTTCCAAACCTTCAGCCGTGCTCGCAAGCTTTCCACGCCCACCGATAGCACGCTCGAGATCCTGCAAGTTTCCGAAGCGTTGCTGTTGGAAATGCGGTCGCGCGAACCACGCAGTGTCCGTCTGCTGGGAATTTCGCTCGGTGGTTTGACAGACGCCGACGCGCCCAAGCAATTGAATCTCTTCGGCGAAGAAACCGGCGAAATCGCTTCGTCCAAAGTGGATGCGTTGAGCGACCAAATCGCATCGAAACTTGGCAAGCACAGCCTGTATCGCGCGTCGAGTCATCAATGGGTTGACCGAAAGAACGCCAAACCCAAAGGGTAG
- a CDS encoding serine/threonine-protein kinase has product MSKWEDYTGDEWMRPLASQDTRTKHLLDRETQGIKPRPRLQPPPFQTGDTWGDFILEEWLGSGTHGWVFAAREQATNKPVALKILALEDEPGTTLAKTGFRRMAKLNHRNLMQLHGIHQHEKCVAFSMERIDGSNLTAAIRCWRDLPLQQACENVIEMVRQVGSAIGWMHARELVHRDLKPSNIMVTNDCQRFVVIDYDSAGKFQEHDAESMRAYLIWTPMYVAPEVLVRQRHSPSSDVFSLGMVVLEALRVFTAAQYRREEHRREETHQDEIHRDEYPDNASLPTDGSDESLGIQRDKSNEEQDRMLITKAVRGLHPDIPADLIDTLDEMLAPNEADRPMAMTLARIGRPLEAMQMTRITDVSSSRLREATQHIRHDELARIHRWSHLVLGGQTQRLHLSGDSGIGKSTLLDVALSQLRSLSWAQVFVARCQQRDQKPLQAFSQISDEITMRFRGMDREPLQVDSVTVSLLTSILPGLAEVLEVDRSQPLLQTSPTRPGGLEAALKVCERLREYGPVFFVIDDVQWADRDTISVLDYLQSASLNRPKAPELQGFGLITVSRTSGDRQVTPPDETLELGPLPDETAIEMLVAEASKFELQIPEEHLTTLAQQIDGMPYRLDACLEELRPGGWLSDAIQKAESGGEGVAVPSMESLWQNRSERLRPGAMQWLRRIAAAGRQVPIEELRGWKEDTDDLNDQLDELQRHRLIVPGESSGPTVQIWHSRLGEKILAQMSEAEIRQLHADWAETLSHVRPDVASVIASHYQRAGLHESLGIWAKLAAEQAQQMYAHGEVASWYQVAADNSSGEQQIQYLKEASFAWHRSGRLNRAAEAHEALAKLLPGHASVEHQMHRVECLIRSGEFSDASRLVEPLIDQLGLPRLKSKWAFNLSVMWRIIRLLPMQRDLSVVLDQPTPARTWKQGCQIEACVRLIRPLSIINNNIAMEWALFAARQVRLLGTAGERLQLGVGETVFSSYNPGRSRQRASQSLQRMLGALRPEDDPSWHGDVNAGLAWNAAMDGRYADALEPCTKAKQFYGLSEHAKSFEIAHTSYVELASFFQCGKILEMRRTVADMQAEGRTTNDQFVTIMGTLGYASVAFFSDNDMARMDLASDRVRECMKHVGATSFLFVQQFKDVLRDLYSADVTNGASKLDLLPRQMRSYDLNRVQMIRINFTEFVCLLSLQALSCQVKTAENALRNALQKLRREKSEFANMKANFYQGIHMARSSVSGMDNHARQLLTSAAAKAKELQLTPYVLAANDELKWLDSVDQESDLEAYLADEGVVAPSRFARLYRGVDRPGR; this is encoded by the coding sequence ATGTCAAAGTGGGAAGACTACACAGGTGATGAATGGATGCGTCCTCTGGCGAGCCAGGACACGCGGACCAAGCACCTTCTTGACCGTGAGACTCAGGGCATCAAACCGCGTCCGAGGTTGCAACCACCGCCGTTTCAGACGGGCGATACCTGGGGTGATTTCATCTTGGAGGAATGGCTTGGGTCTGGAACGCATGGGTGGGTGTTTGCCGCGCGAGAACAGGCCACTAACAAACCGGTCGCGCTGAAGATTCTAGCCCTCGAGGATGAGCCGGGCACGACGCTTGCCAAAACCGGTTTTCGTCGGATGGCGAAGTTGAACCATCGCAATCTCATGCAACTTCATGGGATTCACCAGCACGAGAAGTGCGTCGCGTTCAGCATGGAGCGAATCGATGGCAGCAATCTCACCGCCGCCATTCGTTGTTGGCGGGACTTGCCGTTGCAGCAGGCTTGCGAGAATGTGATCGAGATGGTTCGTCAGGTTGGTTCCGCGATCGGTTGGATGCACGCCCGCGAGTTGGTGCACCGCGATCTGAAACCCAGCAACATCATGGTGACGAACGATTGCCAACGTTTCGTCGTGATCGATTATGACTCTGCAGGCAAGTTTCAAGAGCACGACGCGGAATCCATGCGTGCTTATCTGATCTGGACCCCGATGTATGTGGCGCCAGAGGTCTTGGTCCGGCAGCGGCACAGTCCATCGAGCGACGTTTTCAGTTTAGGGATGGTGGTTCTGGAGGCGTTGCGAGTTTTCACGGCCGCTCAGTATCGCCGGGAAGAACACCGCCGAGAAGAGACTCATCAGGACGAAATTCACCGGGATGAGTACCCGGACAATGCTTCTCTTCCAACTGATGGCAGCGATGAATCGTTGGGGATCCAGCGCGACAAGTCGAATGAAGAACAAGATCGGATGTTGATCACCAAGGCGGTTCGTGGATTGCACCCTGATATCCCGGCGGATCTGATCGATACGCTGGACGAGATGCTGGCGCCCAATGAGGCCGATCGGCCGATGGCGATGACGTTGGCGCGGATCGGACGCCCCCTCGAAGCGATGCAAATGACTCGGATCACCGATGTCAGTTCCAGTCGTCTTCGCGAGGCGACTCAGCACATTCGCCACGATGAACTGGCCCGGATTCATCGGTGGAGTCACCTGGTTCTGGGAGGGCAGACTCAACGGTTGCATCTCAGTGGTGATTCAGGGATCGGCAAGTCAACGCTGTTGGATGTCGCCCTGTCGCAGTTGCGTTCCTTGTCTTGGGCCCAAGTGTTTGTGGCACGTTGCCAGCAACGGGATCAGAAACCGCTGCAGGCATTCAGCCAGATTTCAGACGAAATCACGATGCGATTTCGGGGCATGGATCGGGAGCCGTTGCAGGTGGATTCGGTCACCGTCAGCTTGCTGACCAGCATCCTGCCAGGGCTGGCAGAGGTCTTGGAAGTGGACCGCTCGCAGCCGCTGTTGCAAACGTCGCCCACTCGTCCCGGTGGTTTGGAAGCGGCGCTCAAGGTCTGCGAGCGGCTGCGTGAATATGGGCCGGTCTTCTTCGTGATCGACGATGTTCAGTGGGCCGATCGCGATACGATTTCCGTGCTGGATTACTTGCAATCTGCCAGCCTGAACCGGCCCAAAGCCCCTGAATTGCAGGGGTTCGGGTTGATCACCGTTTCGCGAACGAGTGGCGATCGGCAGGTCACACCGCCGGATGAGACCCTCGAGCTTGGTCCGTTGCCCGATGAGACCGCCATCGAAATGTTGGTGGCGGAAGCGTCGAAGTTTGAATTGCAAATTCCGGAAGAGCACCTGACGACATTGGCTCAGCAAATTGACGGGATGCCTTACCGTCTGGATGCCTGTCTCGAAGAACTTCGACCGGGAGGTTGGTTGTCCGATGCGATTCAAAAAGCAGAATCGGGTGGTGAAGGTGTTGCCGTGCCATCGATGGAATCCCTCTGGCAGAACCGCTCCGAACGGCTCCGTCCCGGCGCGATGCAGTGGCTGCGACGAATCGCAGCGGCGGGACGCCAGGTGCCAATCGAGGAACTCCGCGGTTGGAAGGAGGACACCGATGACCTCAACGATCAACTGGACGAGTTGCAGCGCCATCGATTGATTGTTCCCGGTGAATCCTCGGGTCCCACCGTGCAAATTTGGCATTCCCGATTGGGTGAGAAAATTCTCGCTCAAATGTCGGAAGCAGAGATCCGTCAACTGCACGCGGATTGGGCTGAGACGTTGTCGCATGTCCGGCCGGACGTTGCCAGCGTGATTGCCTCTCACTACCAACGTGCCGGGCTCCATGAATCGCTTGGGATCTGGGCGAAACTGGCGGCCGAACAAGCCCAGCAAATGTACGCTCATGGGGAAGTCGCATCGTGGTATCAGGTCGCAGCTGACAATTCCAGCGGCGAGCAGCAGATTCAGTACTTGAAGGAAGCGTCGTTCGCCTGGCATCGCAGTGGCCGGCTGAACCGAGCCGCGGAAGCACACGAGGCACTGGCGAAGTTGTTGCCGGGGCATGCCTCGGTCGAACATCAGATGCACCGTGTGGAGTGTTTGATTCGCTCGGGCGAATTCAGCGACGCGAGCCGGTTGGTGGAACCATTGATCGATCAACTGGGATTGCCGCGGTTGAAGTCCAAATGGGCGTTCAATCTGTCGGTCATGTGGCGGATCATTCGTCTGTTGCCCATGCAACGTGATCTCTCGGTGGTTCTTGACCAACCCACTCCAGCACGCACGTGGAAACAAGGCTGCCAAATCGAGGCCTGTGTTCGCTTGATTCGTCCGCTCAGCATCATCAACAACAACATTGCGATGGAATGGGCACTCTTTGCTGCCCGACAAGTTCGGTTGCTGGGGACGGCCGGAGAACGCTTGCAATTGGGAGTCGGCGAAACAGTCTTTTCCTCTTACAACCCAGGGAGATCTCGCCAACGGGCCAGTCAGAGTCTGCAGCGAATGCTGGGCGCGTTGCGCCCGGAAGACGACCCTTCTTGGCACGGCGATGTCAATGCGGGCTTGGCGTGGAACGCCGCCATGGACGGTCGCTATGCCGACGCGTTGGAGCCATGTACGAAGGCGAAGCAATTTTATGGTTTGAGTGAACACGCCAAAAGCTTTGAGATAGCGCACACGTCGTATGTCGAATTGGCCTCGTTTTTTCAGTGTGGCAAAATCTTGGAAATGCGACGGACCGTGGCCGATATGCAGGCAGAGGGCCGGACAACAAATGATCAGTTCGTCACCATCATGGGGACGCTGGGGTATGCGTCCGTGGCGTTCTTTTCCGACAATGACATGGCGCGAATGGACTTGGCCTCGGATCGTGTGCGAGAATGCATGAAGCACGTCGGAGCAACGTCCTTTTTGTTCGTCCAGCAGTTCAAAGACGTGCTTCGCGACCTCTATTCAGCGGACGTGACCAACGGGGCTTCCAAGTTGGATTTGTTGCCACGCCAGATGCGTTCTTACGATTTGAATCGCGTGCAAATGATTCGGATCAACTTCACGGAGTTCGTTTGCCTGCTTTCACTCCAGGCTTTGAGTTGCCAAGTGAAAACGGCCGAGAATGCGTTGCGAAATGCTCTGCAAAAGCTACGGCGTGAGAAATCGGAATTTGCCAACATGAAAGCCAATTTCTACCAAGGCATTCACATGGCTCGCAGCTCCGTCTCCGGGATGGACAACCATGCTCGGCAACTGCTGACTTCCGCTGCTGCGAAAGCGAAGGAACTTCAACTGACACCGTACGTGCTGGCCGCGAACGACGAACTGAAGTGGCTTGATTCCGTTGATCAAGAGTCGGACTTGGAAGCTTACTTGGCGGACGAAGGCGTCGTCGCGCCCTCGCGATTCGCAAGGCTGTACCGGGGTGTCGATCGTCCGGGACGCTGA
- the egtB gene encoding ergothioneine biosynthesis protein EgtB: protein MSDSMLDAYRQVRGHSRSICAPLETEDYVIQSMPDVSPTRWHLAHTTWFFETFCLKNLPDYQPEQPAFEVLFNSYYNAVGEQFPRERRGLLSRPTVAEVWRYRDQVDEAMIDLLARPDRESIVSDEVLRTGLNHEQQHQELMLTDLLHVFSCNPLHPVYSASAVRDCDPVDEVRWIESPAERIETIGFEETKDGKFCFDNELPRHRVLLSPHAIANRLVTNGEYLDFVEDGGYDDPSYWLSAGWATVQSEAWRAPMYWHLGEEGWYQFTLAGLRPVEENAPVCHLSYFEADAFARWSGCRLPTEFEWEVAVRDSGESIVDAFGSRWQWTASDYAPYPKYTAPEGAIGEYNGKFMCGQKVLRGSSVATPSGHERLSYRNFFPPSMRWQFCGIRLAMDLE from the coding sequence CCGCCAAGTTCGCGGACATTCGAGATCCATTTGTGCTCCGTTGGAAACGGAGGACTACGTGATTCAGTCGATGCCGGATGTTTCGCCGACTCGCTGGCATCTGGCCCACACGACTTGGTTCTTCGAAACATTTTGCTTGAAGAATTTGCCGGACTACCAACCCGAGCAGCCTGCGTTTGAGGTGTTGTTCAATTCTTATTACAACGCAGTCGGTGAGCAGTTCCCTCGCGAACGCCGCGGATTGCTCTCTCGTCCAACGGTGGCCGAGGTTTGGCGCTATCGGGATCAGGTCGATGAAGCGATGATCGATCTCTTGGCTCGCCCGGATCGCGAGTCCATTGTCTCTGATGAGGTGCTGCGGACGGGATTGAACCATGAACAACAGCATCAGGAGTTGATGCTGACGGATCTGTTGCACGTGTTCTCCTGCAACCCGCTTCATCCGGTTTACAGTGCCAGCGCGGTGAGGGATTGTGATCCGGTCGACGAGGTTCGGTGGATCGAATCTCCGGCCGAACGGATTGAAACGATTGGATTTGAAGAAACAAAGGACGGCAAGTTTTGCTTCGACAATGAGTTGCCTCGCCACCGAGTTTTGCTGTCACCGCATGCGATCGCGAATCGATTGGTGACCAATGGCGAGTACCTTGATTTCGTCGAAGACGGTGGCTACGACGATCCTTCGTATTGGTTGTCGGCCGGATGGGCGACGGTGCAATCGGAGGCTTGGCGAGCGCCGATGTACTGGCATCTTGGCGAAGAGGGCTGGTACCAGTTCACTCTTGCGGGTTTGAGACCGGTGGAAGAGAACGCACCGGTATGCCACCTGAGCTATTTTGAAGCCGATGCGTTCGCGAGGTGGTCGGGGTGTCGCTTGCCGACGGAGTTCGAATGGGAGGTTGCGGTTCGCGATTCGGGTGAATCGATCGTTGATGCGTTTGGTTCGCGTTGGCAATGGACGGCATCGGACTACGCTCCGTACCCGAAGTACACGGCTCCCGAGGGAGCGATCGGCGAATACAACGGCAAGTTCATGTGCGGCCAGAAAGTGCTTCGTGGCAGTTCCGTCGCCACACCATCCGGACACGAGCGATTGAGTTACCGCAACTTCTTCCCTCCCTCGATGCGCTGGCAGTTCTGCGGGATCCGACTGGCAATGGATCTGGAGTGA